A region from the Peromyscus maniculatus bairdii isolate BWxNUB_F1_BW_parent chromosome 5, HU_Pman_BW_mat_3.1, whole genome shotgun sequence genome encodes:
- the LOC143273516 gene encoding endogenous retrovirus group K member 10 Gag polyprotein-like: MGQYESKQERLFMSAFKHMMASRGLKVSEHSLREFFAFIKKVSPWFPEEGTLNLSDWKRVGKEMRKYVEKNGEGELPPHAYPLWLQMRELLTDSTDFESLVQETASSIHEAEPISLKAKSYGTSSSNPSSSNKELLLEGASNVKAQKDNDNDDWDLDEEAAKYGPSEDRDHHYDHFYSIKAVKQKSRRHPLIPSGFRGAVEEVRRTGDTTFTFPVVEALDGEEPVWEPIPLKTLKELQAAVKTSGPSAPYTIQVLDMVASLWLTPYDWHQTAKATLSPGDYILWRTDYEDRSKETVASFLKKRGTKPGMDMLLGTGAYATPQSQTSIPKDVLETITLNAVNAWRKLPPPGTKGTALSSIRQSNEEPYQDFVSRLEEAVNRMMPPSEGTDILLKQLAWENANPLCQNFIRPVKKTGTLQDYIKACMDASPAVVQGMAYAAAMKGQRFSTYVKKTYGGSNNQSPESTCFKCGQIGHMQKACTEQGNKDHRNTTPGLCLRCQKGRHWRNDCKSKFHKDGNPLIEKRGDNSTNSKN; encoded by the coding sequence ATGGGGCAATATGAGTCAAAACAGGAAAGGCTGTTTATGTCAGCATTTAAGCATATGATGGCAAGCAGGGGATTAAAAGTATCGGAACATTCACTAAGAGAGTTCTTTGCCTTTATTAAGAAAGTGAGTCCTTGGTTCCCTGAAGAAGGTACTCTTAACTTGTCAGATTGGAAACGTGTagggaaggaaatgagaaaatatgttGAGAAAAATGGTGAAGGGGAACTCCCTCCCCATGCATATCCACTGTGGTTGCAGATGAGAGAGTTATTAACTGATTCTACTGATTTTGAAAGTCTAGTGCAGGAGACAGCTTCCTCTATACATGAGGCTGAGCCAATATCATTAAAGGCTAAATCATATGGTACCAGTTCAAGTAATCCCTCCTCAAGTAATAAGGAGTTGTTATTAGAAGGTGCCAGTAATGTGAAAGCCCAGAAAGATAATGACAATGATGATTGGGACCTAGATGAGGAGGCAGCTAAGTATGGCCCCTCTGAAGATAGGGACCACCATTACGATCATTTCTATTCCATTAAGGCTGTGAAGCAAAAATCTAGAAGACACCCTCTGATCCCTTCTGGTTTTAGAGGAGCTGTGGAAGAAGTAAGGCGAACTGGAGATACTACATTCACCTTCCCAGTGGTGGAAGCCTTGGATGGGGAAGAACCtgtttgggaacctattccccttAAGACTCTtaaagagttacaggcagctgttaAAACATCTGGCCCATCAGCACCCTATACCATCCAAGTATTGGACATGGTTGCCAGTTTATGGCTTACACCTTATGACTGGCATCAGACAGCAAAGGCAACCTTGAGTCCAGGGGATTATATCCTTTGGAGGACAGATTATGAGGATAGGTCTAAAGAGACTGTggcttcctttttaaagaaaagaggaaCCAAACCAGGTATGGATATGCTTTTGGGGACAGGAGCTTATGCCACCCCTCAGTCTCAGACCTCCATCCCTAAAGATGTCCTGGAGACTATTACTCTTAATGCAGTCAATGCATGGAGAAAATTGCCTCCTCCTGGAACCAAGGGAACTGCTCTCTCAAGTATAAGGCAATCCAATGAGGAGCCTTATCAAGACTTTGTCTCTAGACTAGAAGAGGCAGTCAATAGGATGATGCCCCCCTCAGAGGGGACTGACATACTCCTTAAACAGTTGGCATGGGAAAATGCCAACCCCCTATGTCAGAATTTTATTAGACCTGTAAAAAAGACAGGTACTCTACAGGATTATATCAAGGCTTGCATGGATGCCTCACCAGCGGTTGTCCAAGGTATGGCATATGCTGCAGCTATGAAAGGGCAGAGATTTAGCACCTATGTGAAGAAAACATATGGGGGCAGCAATaatcaatccccagaatccacctgTTTCAAGTGTGGGCAAATAGGCCACATGCAAAAGGCATGTACAGAGCAAGGCAACAAGGACCATAGAAATACGACTCCTGGATTATGTTTACGGTGTCAGAAAGGAAGACACTGGAGGAATGATTGCAAATCTAAGTTCCACAAAGATGGAAATCCTTTAATAGAAAAAAGAGGTGATAATAGCACTAATTCAAAAAACTAG